The following are encoded together in the Xanthomonas sacchari genome:
- a CDS encoding Rieske 2Fe-2S domain-containing protein, with amino-acid sequence MSAWHPSLYRHWFAVAPAAALRRQPLAVTVMDRHAAIARCADGGLLALEDRCPHRHAPLSAGCATGDGLSCPYHGWGFDRGGALREIPGLPPGQTPPAVRVRAFAAREHDGLIWLRPDPEGANAPSQLVQALQPSARRFLWRTRWDAHVVDALENFLDPLHTHLLHPGLVRRGGARTAMRAELRHTEEGFHVDYRGAAAQSGWLYRLFESPRTLERAHFAAPGSAQIEYRYARGGRVRISLHFTPLGMRSTDVFASLHVEGRWAPAWAVRLLVWPLLRRVGEQDRRMLALQSRNLQRYPGARGASTALDLVREPLRRYWDGEPLPAPGSGHDVEIML; translated from the coding sequence ATGAGCGCCTGGCATCCGTCGCTGTACCGGCACTGGTTCGCCGTCGCACCCGCCGCGGCGTTGCGGCGGCAGCCGCTGGCGGTGACGGTGATGGACCGGCATGCAGCGATCGCGCGTTGCGCCGACGGCGGCCTGCTCGCGCTGGAGGACCGCTGTCCGCACCGGCACGCGCCGTTGTCGGCCGGCTGCGCTACCGGCGACGGGCTGTCCTGCCCGTATCACGGCTGGGGCTTCGACCGCGGCGGCGCGCTGCGCGAGATTCCCGGCCTGCCGCCCGGGCAGACGCCGCCGGCCGTGCGCGTCCGCGCCTTCGCCGCACGCGAGCACGACGGCCTGATCTGGCTGCGTCCCGATCCGGAAGGCGCCAACGCGCCATCGCAGCTGGTGCAGGCGCTGCAGCCGTCGGCGCGGCGCTTCCTGTGGCGCACCCGCTGGGACGCACACGTGGTCGATGCGCTGGAGAACTTCCTCGACCCGCTGCACACCCATCTGCTGCATCCGGGGCTGGTGCGGCGCGGCGGCGCGCGCACCGCGATGCGTGCCGAACTGCGCCACACCGAGGAAGGCTTCCACGTGGACTACCGCGGCGCCGCGGCACAGAGCGGCTGGCTGTACCGCTTGTTCGAATCGCCGCGCACGCTGGAACGCGCGCACTTCGCCGCCCCCGGCAGCGCGCAGATCGAGTACCGCTACGCGCGCGGCGGCCGCGTGCGGATCAGCCTGCACTTCACCCCGCTCGGCATGCGCAGCACCGACGTTTTCGCCAGCCTGCACGTGGAAGGGCGCTGGGCGCCGGCGTGGGCGGTACGCCTACTGGTGTGGCCGCTGCTGCGTCGGGTCGGCGAGCAGGACCGGCGCATGCTCGCGCTGCAGTCGCGCAACCTGCAGCGCTATCCCGGCGCGCGCGGCGCCTCCACCGCGCTGGACCTGGTGCGCGAACCGCTGCGCCGCTACTGGGACGGCGAGCCGCTGCCGGCGCCGGGCAGCGGCCACGACGTGGAGATCATGCTGTGA
- a CDS encoding MBL fold metallo-hydrolase codes for MSAPRLQWRLYEAGHCTHPERATRRGAPLAPCPFPALAALLQHPQHGDLLFDTGYSPHFFDATARFPERLYRWLTPVQLAPGQSLREQLVRDGVDADRIGWIVLSHFHGDHVGGVADFPHARLSCAQQAWDDLQRRGRLAALREGFLPALLHGARPRMHWIEALPAASVPTELRDFGTPRDLFGDASVLLVPLPGHAPGHYGLWFEDAHGPVFLIADAAWSSAALADGTPPPALVTHLLGEHRVYRDTLARLHALRQAAPQVRLVPSHCRQWRPRSAEHTHG; via the coding sequence ATGAGCGCGCCCAGGCTGCAGTGGCGGCTGTACGAAGCCGGCCACTGCACGCATCCGGAGCGCGCCACGCGCCGCGGCGCGCCGCTGGCGCCGTGTCCGTTTCCGGCGCTGGCGGCATTGCTGCAGCATCCGCAGCATGGCGACCTGCTGTTCGACACTGGCTATTCGCCGCACTTCTTCGACGCCACCGCGCGCTTTCCCGAGCGCCTGTATCGCTGGCTGACCCCGGTGCAGTTGGCACCCGGGCAATCGCTGCGCGAACAACTCGTCCGCGACGGCGTGGATGCGGACCGCATCGGCTGGATCGTGCTGTCGCATTTCCATGGCGACCACGTCGGCGGCGTCGCCGATTTCCCGCACGCGCGCCTGTCCTGCGCACAGCAGGCCTGGGACGATCTGCAGCGCCGCGGCCGGCTGGCCGCGCTGCGCGAAGGCTTCCTGCCGGCACTGCTGCACGGCGCACGTCCGCGCATGCACTGGATCGAGGCACTGCCCGCGGCATCGGTGCCCACGGAACTGCGCGACTTCGGCACCCCACGCGACCTGTTCGGCGACGCCAGCGTGCTGCTGGTGCCGCTGCCCGGACATGCGCCCGGCCATTACGGGCTGTGGTTCGAGGACGCGCACGGCCCGGTGTTCCTGATCGCCGATGCGGCCTGGTCCAGCGCCGCGCTCGCCGACGGCACGCCACCGCCGGCGCTGGTCACCCATCTGCTCGGCGAGCATCGCGTGTACCGCGACACGCTGGCGCGGCTGCATGCGCTGCGCCAGGCCGCGCCGCAGGTGCGCCTGGTGCCCTCGCACTGCCGGCAATGGCGGCCGAGATCGGCGGAGCACACGCATGGCTGA
- a CDS encoding EAL domain-containing protein has product MRAIATWGLVLAVLLAAGLVLVLAQDRHHRLAAAQRQSLALATGSDRLLQLQLDNLGQALHGEGLGAQALLAEAPARAPDLIDASLHGLLARHPELHDVALLDAQGQRRFGGAGDPDLRAWMARARCGGRVCVSPPLHLADGTAVVRVAVPWGSDGWVDAQWRVAALQRIVQGTDSGRDGIVALTDAQGLLLAASRPLAAGQSRLSQALAQPMPHGGALGVRRDVFDATPRILAVSGGGAYPLLAVAGVGLRETLSGWWWFVAAAALVYVLYLLGLAYLLGSLRRAERRQRHLLQRLRRGDEDLRLAHGMGGIGTWRIDIAQRVLRLSEPTGAMFGLQRMQMPIEAFLERLHVEDRARVEQLYEDAAQGRADYNTVYRMHLPDGRLRWLAARGALVRTREGMCMTGAVQDVSDRVAAQARLLDAERQFRLVFDRNPLPYWVFAVDSLRFLEVNRAAVRQYGYSREEFLAMDLRDLRPSEDVERLLQDVRKPREGFDAPSVWTHRRKDGSLLSVCIHSADLEFGGVPARLILAEDVTERLAHERELAYLARHDFGTGLLKPHALAEALRAQRGGYAIAYVQVRGLALIGDTLGRAAGDAVRSTVAGRIRTLGERFGLSAHQPAQDFVLAILDPQSLPQALQALQEALHTPVQGGEFAQQLQAHIGVALCPDDAADADEAIGSAAQAAHAAQAEGRSLVRFDRAMAARTGERLRLAGRLQQAIERQEFELHFQPIMDAVSGAPRELEALVRWPQADGGFIAPDAFIQLCEDTGLILPLGRWVMHAAARARRALADHGWPNLPVAVNVSALQFFDGDLVADLVQACAEAGLAVDGLQLELTESSLMRQPQQAGDVLRQLRALGVRVALDDVGTGFSSMAYLRDLPLDTLKIDRSFVAEVDRDPRNASICQALLTLGHCLGLDVVAEGVETEAQLRWLRAHGCGGVQGYLLGRPAPLATVLQRLGAVTA; this is encoded by the coding sequence GTGCGGGCGATCGCGACCTGGGGGCTGGTGCTGGCGGTGCTGCTGGCCGCCGGCCTGGTGCTGGTGCTGGCGCAGGACCGCCATCACCGCCTGGCGGCGGCGCAGCGGCAGAGCCTGGCGTTGGCCACCGGCAGCGACCGCCTGCTGCAGTTGCAACTGGACAATCTCGGCCAGGCGCTGCATGGCGAGGGCCTGGGCGCACAGGCGCTGCTGGCGGAGGCGCCGGCACGCGCCCCCGACCTGATCGACGCCTCGCTGCACGGCCTGCTGGCGCGGCATCCGGAGCTGCACGACGTGGCCTTGCTGGATGCGCAGGGCCAACGCCGCTTCGGCGGTGCCGGCGATCCGGACCTGCGCGCCTGGATGGCGCGCGCGCGCTGCGGCGGCCGGGTCTGCGTGAGTCCGCCGCTGCACCTGGCCGACGGCACGGCAGTGGTGCGTGTCGCCGTGCCCTGGGGGTCGGACGGCTGGGTGGATGCGCAATGGCGGGTGGCCGCGCTGCAGCGCATCGTGCAGGGCACCGACAGCGGGCGCGACGGCATCGTCGCGCTGACCGACGCGCAAGGCCTGCTGCTCGCCGCCAGCCGCCCGCTCGCCGCTGGCCAGTCGCGCCTGTCACAGGCGCTGGCGCAGCCGATGCCGCACGGCGGCGCGCTTGGCGTGCGTCGCGATGTCTTCGATGCCACGCCGCGGATCCTGGCGGTGAGTGGCGGCGGCGCGTATCCGTTGCTGGCCGTGGCCGGCGTGGGGTTGCGCGAGACGCTGTCCGGCTGGTGGTGGTTCGTTGCGGCGGCGGCGCTGGTGTACGTGCTGTACCTGCTTGGCCTGGCCTATCTGCTCGGCAGCCTGCGCCGCGCCGAGCGGCGCCAGCGCCACCTGCTGCAGCGGCTGCGTCGCGGCGACGAGGACCTGCGCCTGGCCCATGGCATGGGCGGCATCGGCACCTGGCGCATCGACATCGCGCAGCGCGTGCTGCGCCTGTCCGAGCCGACCGGGGCGATGTTCGGCCTGCAACGCATGCAGATGCCCATCGAGGCGTTCCTGGAGCGGCTCCACGTCGAGGATCGCGCGCGGGTGGAGCAGTTGTACGAGGACGCCGCGCAGGGGCGCGCGGACTACAACACCGTCTATCGCATGCACCTGCCCGACGGGCGCCTGCGCTGGCTGGCCGCGCGCGGCGCGCTGGTGCGCACGCGCGAGGGCATGTGCATGACCGGTGCGGTGCAGGACGTCAGCGACCGGGTGGCGGCGCAGGCGCGCCTGCTCGATGCCGAGCGGCAGTTCCGCCTGGTGTTCGACCGCAATCCGCTGCCGTACTGGGTGTTCGCCGTCGACAGCCTGCGCTTTTTGGAAGTGAACCGGGCCGCGGTGCGCCAGTACGGCTACAGCCGCGAGGAATTCCTGGCGATGGACCTGCGCGACCTGCGCCCGTCGGAGGATGTCGAGCGCTTGCTGCAGGACGTGCGCAAGCCGCGCGAGGGCTTCGACGCGCCGAGCGTGTGGACGCACCGGCGCAAGGACGGCAGCCTGTTGTCGGTATGTATCCACAGCGCCGACCTGGAATTCGGCGGCGTGCCGGCGCGGCTGATTCTGGCCGAGGATGTCACCGAACGCCTGGCCCACGAGCGCGAACTGGCCTATCTCGCGCGCCACGACTTCGGTACCGGTCTGCTCAAGCCGCATGCGCTGGCCGAGGCGCTGCGCGCGCAGCGCGGCGGCTACGCCATCGCCTACGTGCAGGTGCGCGGCCTGGCCCTGATCGGCGACACCCTTGGCCGCGCCGCCGGCGATGCAGTCCGCAGCACGGTGGCCGGGCGCATCCGCACGCTCGGCGAGCGCTTCGGCCTGAGCGCGCACCAGCCGGCGCAGGACTTCGTGCTGGCGATCCTCGACCCGCAGTCCCTGCCGCAGGCCTTGCAGGCGCTGCAGGAGGCGTTGCATACCCCGGTACAGGGCGGCGAGTTCGCCCAGCAACTGCAGGCGCACATCGGCGTGGCGCTGTGTCCGGACGATGCCGCCGATGCCGACGAGGCCATCGGCAGCGCCGCCCAGGCCGCGCATGCGGCACAGGCCGAGGGTCGCAGCCTGGTGCGCTTCGATCGCGCCATGGCCGCGCGCACCGGCGAACGCCTGCGCCTGGCCGGGCGCCTGCAGCAGGCGATCGAGCGGCAGGAATTCGAGTTGCATTTCCAGCCGATCATGGACGCGGTCAGCGGTGCGCCGCGCGAACTGGAAGCGCTGGTGCGCTGGCCGCAGGCCGATGGCGGCTTCATCGCGCCGGATGCGTTCATCCAGTTGTGCGAGGACACCGGGCTGATCCTGCCGCTGGGGCGCTGGGTGATGCACGCGGCGGCGCGCGCGCGCCGCGCACTGGCCGACCACGGATGGCCGAACCTGCCGGTGGCGGTGAACGTGTCGGCGCTGCAGTTCTTCGATGGCGACCTGGTCGCCGACCTGGTGCAGGCGTGTGCCGAGGCCGGGCTGGCCGTCGACGGCCTGCAGTTGGAACTGACCGAAAGCAGCCTGATGCGGCAGCCGCAGCAGGCCGGCGACGTGCTGCGGCAACTGCGTGCGCTGGGCGTGCGCGTGGCCCTGGACGATGTCGGCACCGGTTTCTCCAGCATGGCGTATCTGCGCGACCTGCCGCTGGACACGCTGAAGATCGACCGCAGCTTCGTCGCCGAGGTCGACCGCGATCCGCGCAATGCCTCGATCTGCCAGGCGCTGCTGACCCTGGGCCATTGCCTGGGGCTGGACGTGGTCGCCGAAGGCGTGGAAACCGAGGCGCAGCTGCGCTGGCTGCGCGCGCACGGCTGTGGCGGCGTGCAGGGCTATCTGCTCGGGCGTCCGGCCCCGTTGGCGACGGTGCTGCAGCGGCTCGGCGCGGTCACAGCATGA
- a CDS encoding NAD(P)-dependent oxidoreductase, translating into MARVLVTGASGFIGAYIVRALAEAGVPVRASGRDAAKLGAFAGDSRIEVSPAELCHDDLAPLLRDCDAVIHCAALSAPWASAETFRLANVVATERLLAAALAARVRRFVHFSSPSIYFRFADQYQVREEFTPPARWIGGYPQTKWEAEEKVRAAAAAGLPAVVLRPRAVFGQGDNAIVPRLLAVAQRGWFPLVHGGRAMIDVCCVENAVAAALAALRAEHIGDGRAYNISNGVPIAVRDLLTELFAVLRLRVRLLPVPRGPALALATLGEQIALRRRGQPEPRLSRYGIGVLGYSQTLDIGRARRELGYAPVLSTEAGLAALGRP; encoded by the coding sequence ATGGCCCGCGTCCTGGTCACCGGCGCGTCCGGGTTCATCGGCGCCTATATCGTGCGCGCCCTGGCCGAGGCCGGCGTGCCGGTGCGTGCCAGCGGACGCGACGCCGCCAAGCTGGGGGCCTTTGCCGGCGATTCGCGCATCGAGGTCTCGCCCGCCGAACTGTGCCACGACGACCTGGCGCCGTTGCTGCGCGACTGCGATGCGGTGATTCACTGCGCCGCGCTGTCGGCGCCGTGGGCCAGCGCCGAGACCTTCCGCCTGGCCAACGTGGTCGCCACCGAGCGTTTGCTCGCCGCCGCGCTGGCCGCACGCGTGCGCCGCTTCGTGCATTTCAGTTCGCCGAGCATCTACTTTCGTTTCGCCGACCAATACCAGGTGCGTGAGGAGTTCACCCCGCCGGCACGCTGGATCGGCGGCTACCCGCAGACCAAGTGGGAAGCCGAGGAGAAGGTGCGCGCCGCCGCAGCGGCCGGACTGCCGGCGGTGGTGCTGCGTCCGCGCGCGGTGTTCGGCCAGGGCGACAACGCGATCGTGCCGCGCTTGCTGGCGGTGGCGCAGCGCGGCTGGTTCCCGCTGGTCCACGGCGGCCGCGCGATGATCGACGTGTGCTGCGTGGAGAATGCGGTGGCTGCGGCGCTGGCCGCACTGCGCGCCGAACACATCGGCGACGGCCGCGCCTACAACATCAGCAACGGCGTGCCGATCGCCGTGCGCGACCTGCTGACCGAACTTTTCGCGGTGCTGCGCCTGCGCGTGCGGCTGCTGCCGGTGCCGCGCGGGCCGGCGCTGGCGCTGGCCACGCTCGGCGAGCAGATCGCGCTGCGCCGACGCGGTCAGCCGGAGCCGCGGCTCAGCCGCTACGGCATCGGCGTGCTCGGCTATTCGCAGACGCTGGACATCGGCCGCGCGCGCCGCGAGCTCGGCTACGCGCCGGTGCTGTCGACCGAGGCCGGGCTGGCCGCGCTGGGGCGGCCATGA
- a CDS encoding oxygenase MpaB family protein, with product MPSLLRTLSAPATTQIRRWVLGAFPRERDAIDYDQPLGDVGLFGPDSVTWRIHAEFPGMLAGGLCALLLQTLHPLALAGVYDHSNFREDLVGRLRRTTQFVAATSYAPTDAAQRQIARVRAIHARVRGHTPDGCAYAADDPALLTWVHVTEAYGFLQGYRRYCRAVPTAIADRYYDEGRRVAEALGAREVPASEAAVLAYFERQRPLLRVDARSREVLAVLSGLRLPVPAPGLSRELFLGAGAALLPPWASALLRQARLQRTGPAVPAWLLQQVAPLFRVALHDGIAARACRRVGLPMQQLAQWPAMD from the coding sequence ATGCCCTCGCTGCTGCGCACCCTCTCCGCTCCGGCCACCACCCAGATCCGCCGCTGGGTGCTGGGCGCGTTCCCGCGCGAACGCGACGCCATCGACTACGACCAGCCGCTCGGCGATGTGGGCCTGTTCGGTCCGGACAGCGTCACCTGGCGCATCCATGCCGAGTTTCCCGGGATGCTGGCCGGCGGGCTGTGTGCGCTGCTGCTGCAGACCCTGCACCCGCTGGCGCTGGCCGGGGTCTACGACCACTCCAACTTCCGCGAGGACCTGGTCGGGCGCCTGCGCCGCACCACCCAGTTCGTTGCCGCCACCAGCTACGCGCCCACGGACGCGGCGCAGCGCCAGATCGCCCGCGTGCGTGCGATCCATGCGCGGGTGCGTGGCCACACGCCCGACGGGTGCGCCTACGCGGCCGACGATCCGGCGCTGCTGACCTGGGTGCACGTGACCGAGGCCTACGGCTTCCTGCAGGGCTACCGCCGCTATTGCCGCGCGGTGCCGACCGCGATCGCCGACCGCTACTACGACGAAGGCCGGCGCGTGGCCGAAGCGCTGGGCGCGCGCGAGGTGCCGGCCAGCGAGGCCGCGGTGCTGGCCTATTTCGAGCGGCAGCGGCCGCTGCTGCGGGTGGATGCGCGCTCGCGCGAGGTGCTGGCGGTGCTGTCCGGCCTGCGCCTGCCGGTGCCGGCGCCGGGGCTGTCGCGGGAACTGTTCCTGGGCGCCGGCGCAGCGTTGCTGCCGCCGTGGGCCAGCGCGCTGCTGCGACAGGCACGGCTGCAGCGCACCGGCCCGGCGGTGCCGGCCTGGCTGCTGCAGCAGGTGGCGCCGCTGTTCCGGGTCGCACTGCACGACGGCATCGCCGCGCGCGCGTGCCGCCGTGTCGGGCTGCCGATGCAGCAACTGGCGCAGTGGCCTGCGATGGACTGA
- a CDS encoding diguanylate cyclase produces the protein MEWIAHLAHAGTLLIVNALLAAVSSAMFLALYVTGRKERHARSLLLLALSYGVFALGFGILLAPAWNVTNFWVNHIGNVILDVATMLTLVAVNAYLRRPLLQWTLLLPVALLCALELYSLYYANHDHRIMVIFGGMVRGLLTAATAVALWRYADSVVRSAARFTAVCHFLWAGMVGLRIAWWALHPDADTSYDPTTNFGLLSRIVLTASITPGFLWMLTREMNAELRRHASQDPLTGVTNRRVMWERGEAATHDAARRQASIAVLMIDVDHFKAINDRFGHAIGDQVLVAIAQTLAQHIHTPNLLARIGGEEFMVLMPHGDEAQVRDLAERLRRRIEQQQIDAAAEASPVCTVSIGYCLSPRAQAPWQTLVLAADQALYAAKRAGRNRIAGTIVA, from the coding sequence GTGGAATGGATTGCGCATCTGGCCCATGCCGGCACCCTGCTGATCGTCAACGCGTTGCTCGCGGCAGTGTCCTCGGCGATGTTCCTGGCCCTGTACGTCACCGGCCGCAAGGAACGGCACGCGCGCAGCCTGTTGCTGCTGGCGCTGAGCTACGGCGTGTTCGCCCTGGGTTTCGGCATCCTGCTGGCGCCGGCCTGGAACGTCACCAACTTCTGGGTCAACCACATCGGCAACGTCATCCTGGACGTGGCCACCATGCTGACGCTGGTGGCGGTGAACGCCTATCTGCGGCGTCCGCTGCTGCAATGGACGCTGCTGTTGCCGGTCGCGCTGCTGTGCGCACTGGAACTGTACAGCCTGTACTACGCCAACCACGATCACCGGATCATGGTGATCTTCGGCGGCATGGTGCGCGGCCTGCTGACCGCCGCCACGGCCGTTGCGCTGTGGCGCTATGCCGACAGCGTGGTGCGCTCGGCGGCGCGCTTCACCGCCGTCTGCCATTTCCTGTGGGCGGGCATGGTGGGACTGCGGATCGCCTGGTGGGCGCTGCATCCCGATGCCGATACCAGCTACGACCCGACCACCAACTTCGGCCTGCTCTCGCGCATCGTGCTGACCGCCAGCATCACCCCCGGCTTCCTGTGGATGCTGACCCGCGAAATGAACGCGGAACTGCGGCGGCACGCCTCGCAGGATCCGCTGACCGGGGTGACCAACCGCCGGGTGATGTGGGAGCGTGGCGAGGCGGCGACCCACGATGCCGCGCGCAGGCAGGCGTCGATCGCGGTGCTGATGATCGACGTGGACCATTTCAAGGCGATCAACGACCGCTTCGGCCATGCGATCGGCGACCAGGTGCTGGTCGCCATCGCGCAGACGCTGGCGCAGCACATCCATACCCCAAACCTGCTCGCGCGCATCGGCGGCGAGGAGTTCATGGTGCTGATGCCGCATGGCGACGAGGCGCAGGTGCGCGACCTCGCCGAGCGCCTGCGGCGGCGCATCGAACAGCAGCAGATCGACGCCGCAGCGGAGGCATCGCCGGTGTGCACGGTGAGCATCGGCTATTGCCTCTCGCCGCGCGCGCAAGCGCCGTGGCAGACCCTGGTGCTGGCCGCCGACCAGGCGCTGTACGCGGCCAAGCGCGCCGGCCGCAACCGCATCGCCGGCACCATCGTCGCATGA